A stretch of the Sulfurospirillum sp. UCH001 genome encodes the following:
- a CDS encoding OprD family outer membrane porin — translation MQIAKLSVAAAIVLGLSGSVYAADTLADAFKNGKVSGELKAWYWDQTADFRAGDKPGNVNIFNTAIELGYVTDSFYGLRMGVTFQGNATPFADADAKTAYKYEEWASGSTLSEAYLGYKIGKTDIKIGRQYINTPLIAGNYARIFKESFQGVSIVNNDLPDTTVFANYINKTQGRTSAVMGNEAGDAPTFEKRALFAGVVNATGVAFDGAYGLGAINKSITNLTLTGQYVRAMDAALKTSIINPLASDDVDLYYTEMNYTYPMNGFKLGFDANFRGSKTGSNLDVLNAEGHMLGGRIRVSELNGFGASFSATTNSKKDDVIESIGLGGDAYTSVMIRGPFNTTPLANSDAYKLEVSYDFSKMNIPGLTFIGQYQWTDQGKMAVTTGTSAIGTSADFTTYAANLTYAVPYVKGLTTQLLYVTQEKEATNAANVVTKTDTDELWFKANYKF, via the coding sequence ATGCAAATCGCTAAACTCAGCGTAGCGGCAGCTATTGTTTTGGGGCTTTCAGGAAGTGTTTATGCGGCGGATACACTCGCAGATGCGTTTAAAAATGGTAAAGTGAGTGGTGAACTAAAAGCTTGGTATTGGGATCAAACAGCAGATTTTAGAGCTGGTGACAAACCTGGAAATGTTAATATCTTTAATACAGCCATTGAATTAGGCTATGTAACGGATTCATTCTATGGGCTAAGAATGGGTGTTACATTCCAAGGCAATGCAACCCCTTTTGCAGATGCAGATGCAAAAACAGCTTATAAGTATGAAGAGTGGGCATCAGGTTCAACACTTTCAGAAGCGTATTTAGGTTATAAGATCGGTAAAACAGATATTAAAATTGGTCGTCAATATATCAATACTCCTCTCATAGCAGGTAACTACGCGCGTATCTTTAAAGAGTCATTCCAAGGTGTTTCCATTGTCAATAATGACCTACCTGATACAACCGTTTTTGCAAACTATATCAATAAAACCCAGGGTAGAACCAGTGCAGTTATGGGAAATGAAGCTGGTGATGCGCCAACTTTTGAGAAAAGAGCACTGTTCGCAGGTGTTGTAAATGCGACAGGTGTTGCATTTGATGGTGCATATGGTTTAGGTGCGATCAACAAGTCAATCACCAATCTAACATTGACAGGTCAGTATGTAAGAGCGATGGATGCTGCACTTAAAACTAGTATTATTAATCCTTTAGCATCTGATGATGTTGATTTGTATTACACTGAAATGAATTATACTTATCCTATGAATGGGTTCAAGTTAGGTTTTGATGCAAACTTTAGAGGATCAAAAACCGGTAGCAATTTAGATGTTTTAAATGCTGAAGGACATATGCTTGGTGGTCGCATTAGAGTTTCTGAACTCAATGGTTTCGGTGCTTCGTTTTCAGCGACTACAAACAGTAAAAAAGATGATGTGATAGAAAGTATCGGACTTGGCGGCGATGCTTATACGAGTGTTATGATTCGTGGGCCATTTAATACGACACCATTAGCCAATAGTGATGCGTACAAATTAGAAGTATCGTATGATTTTTCTAAAATGAATATTCCTGGACTTACGTTCATCGGTCAATACCAATGGACAGACCAAGGTAAAATGGCAGTCACTACTGGTACATCAGCTATTGGAACCAGTGCTGACTTTACAACCTATGCAGCGAACCTAACGTATGCCGTTCCTTATGTGAAAGGTTTGACAACACAATTACTGTATGTGACACAAGAAAAAGAGGCAACCAATGCTGCCAATGTTGTGACCAAAACCGATACGGATGAGTTATGGTTTAAGGCAAATTACAAATTTTAG
- a CDS encoding sensor histidine kinase — translation MKKVFIHFIQNIENYKVYHIIIIFTLAFVFMLFNGFYHIQNELKSFANQNRVLIAKDIDYTISSWISERINNLESSVKYLSQDLRFQDENKLKAFADTFLQDNRYFDAIQILIPDRYFYVNTMKFNDYRENPTYIDERTGIEPLKTQWFLDTKQQKKTTIYGMSVHGYLLEKTLNICTPILYKENFEGVFCGILKAKSLFDKIEKLSFPQNASYFISNDEGSILTPFKQSHFQEELEKFFLNKIDLNTNEPQKIIIENAVITLSKFQRFNWYIGVVTDKEDILQESRQRVTSHAIWLLLCFILLLIIVNSAHEFLRRRVERKQKEYEFMLAHRSRISEIGELISGINHQLRQPINATALVVSSTLDLSERDLLDKSTLENNLKLCQKSISLMDKTIGIFRNFYRCSETATEFSLLDCIKSVLHVNYIELTKSNINIEMDEKSFEDIRVISIENFVQQILLVLIQNAKESLNALDLQGKEAFHKKMIHIVVTFEYGKVIIDISDWGGGISKEVQETLFSEFKISKKYQGSGIGLYFAKKLAKEKLLGDLVLYNASSPTTFRLIFPQYISKKE, via the coding sequence ATGAAGAAAGTGTTTATTCATTTCATTCAAAATATTGAAAACTATAAAGTCTATCATATCATCATTATTTTCACACTAGCCTTTGTATTTATGCTCTTTAATGGATTTTATCATATACAAAATGAGCTCAAAAGTTTTGCCAATCAAAACCGTGTTTTAATTGCCAAAGATATTGACTATACGATATCCTCTTGGATATCTGAGCGCATTAATAACTTAGAATCAAGTGTGAAATACCTCAGTCAAGATCTAAGATTTCAAGATGAAAACAAACTAAAAGCGTTTGCGGATACCTTTTTACAAGACAATCGTTACTTTGATGCCATTCAAATTCTCATTCCAGATCGATACTTTTATGTCAATACAATGAAATTTAATGATTATCGTGAAAATCCTACGTATATTGATGAGAGAACAGGGATTGAGCCTTTAAAAACACAATGGTTTTTAGATACCAAGCAACAAAAAAAGACAACGATTTATGGAATGTCTGTACATGGGTATCTGTTAGAAAAAACACTCAACATTTGTACTCCTATTTTGTATAAAGAGAATTTTGAGGGTGTTTTTTGTGGTATTTTAAAAGCGAAATCGCTGTTTGATAAAATTGAAAAACTGAGCTTTCCTCAAAACGCCTCTTATTTTATTAGTAACGATGAGGGAAGTATCTTAACCCCTTTTAAACAAAGTCATTTTCAAGAGGAGTTAGAAAAATTTTTCTTGAATAAAATCGATTTGAATACCAATGAACCCCAAAAAATCATTATTGAAAATGCCGTCATTACGCTATCTAAATTTCAACGTTTCAATTGGTATATCGGTGTTGTAACGGATAAAGAAGATATTTTACAAGAGAGTAGGCAAAGAGTGACAAGTCATGCGATTTGGTTATTGCTTTGTTTTATTTTACTTCTTATCATTGTCAATAGCGCACATGAATTTTTGCGCCGCAGGGTTGAACGTAAACAAAAAGAGTATGAATTTATGCTGGCGCATCGTTCTCGCATCTCGGAGATTGGTGAGCTGATTTCAGGAATTAATCATCAATTGCGTCAGCCCATCAATGCAACCGCACTCGTGGTCAGTAGCACCCTAGATCTCTCAGAACGGGATCTTTTAGATAAATCAACGTTAGAGAACAATCTTAAATTGTGTCAAAAATCCATTAGTTTGATGGACAAAACCATTGGAATTTTTCGTAATTTTTATCGTTGTAGTGAAACGGCTACGGAATTTTCTCTGTTAGATTGCATCAAAAGCGTTTTACATGTGAATTATATTGAATTGACAAAAAGCAACATTAACATTGAAATGGATGAAAAAAGTTTTGAAGATATTCGCGTCATTTCGATAGAAAACTTTGTTCAGCAAATTCTTTTAGTCTTAATTCAAAATGCTAAAGAGTCGTTAAATGCACTCGATTTGCAAGGTAAAGAGGCATTTCATAAAAAGATGATTCATATTGTCGTTACATTTGAATATGGCAAGGTTATTATCGATATTTCTGATTGGGGTGGAGGCATTAGTAAAGAGGTGCAAGAAACCCTCTTCTCAGAATTCAAAATTTCCAAAAAATACCAAGGTTCGGGCATTGGGCTTTATTTTGCTAAAAAATTGGCAAAAGAGAAACTCTTAGGAGATTTAGTCTTGTACAACGCTTCTTCTCCGACAACATTTCGTCTTATTTTCCCTCAATATATTTCAAAGAAAGAGTAA
- a CDS encoding response regulator transcription factor codes for MHITTLNLLKHLSILVVEDDEIARMMIAQGIKPYCEAYYEAKDGLEGLEVFKEHRVDIIVTDIHMPGINGFEMMKEILTLKPSQLFIVMTSFDTDKNLISSIHEGACSFLRKPIDIKELQTALLMTSGRIEQTLKQLSPDITIDSRKEVIYKDKEPIFLTHKNHKIFWLLCYNFGRLVTYEMFEDYVYDGEAINKSVLHVAILRIKQQLGKINIENVTNSGYVLKPYSGE; via the coding sequence ATGCATATCACCACACTGAACTTATTAAAACATCTCTCTATCTTAGTTGTTGAAGATGATGAGATTGCACGTATGATGATCGCTCAAGGTATAAAACCGTATTGCGAGGCGTATTATGAAGCAAAAGATGGTCTTGAAGGGTTAGAAGTTTTTAAAGAGCATCGTGTGGATATTATCGTCACAGATATTCATATGCCAGGAATTAATGGCTTTGAGATGATGAAAGAAATTTTAACACTCAAACCTTCTCAGCTCTTCATTGTCATGACGTCATTTGATACGGACAAAAATCTTATTTCAAGTATTCATGAAGGTGCGTGTAGTTTTTTACGAAAACCCATCGATATTAAAGAGTTACAAACGGCTCTTTTGATGACATCGGGCCGTATTGAACAAACATTGAAACAATTAAGCCCTGATATTACGATTGATAGTCGAAAAGAGGTGATTTATAAAGACAAAGAGCCTATTTTCCTCACGCATAAGAACCATAAAATCTTTTGGTTATTGTGTTATAACTTTGGACGGCTCGTGACGTATGAAATGTTTGAAGATTATGTTTATGATGGTGAAGCGATCAATAAAAGTGTTTTACATGTTGCAATCTTGCGTATCAAACAACAGCTTGGTAAAATCAATATTGAGAATGTGACGAATTCAGGATATGTTTTAAAACCTTATAGTGGCGAATAA
- a CDS encoding MoxR family ATPase, giving the protein MLSKIEALKHEISKVIVGHSELINSLIIGLMCKGHILIEGVPGVAKTTTINTLAKTLGLTFGRIQFTPDLLPSDIIGMEIFNPKLQEFSTKKGPIFKNIVLADEINRAPAKVQSALLEAMQEKQITIGEHSYLLSSPFFVLATQNPIESGGTYSLPEAQLDRFMMKLILSYNTKEEEKEIIRRASTSLMHSVATIFTHEDLEELFEVIQHIHIDPEVEEYLVDIVFATREPLSYNLTSIAPLIRFGVSPRSSMDLHRASKAYAFLQGRDYVTPVDIASVCKNVMRHRLILTYEAEAQGVIADDIINTILATLPLP; this is encoded by the coding sequence ATGCTGTCTAAAATTGAAGCGTTAAAGCATGAGATATCAAAAGTCATTGTGGGGCATTCTGAGCTTATTAATTCTCTCATTATAGGATTAATGTGTAAAGGACATATTTTAATTGAAGGCGTACCGGGTGTCGCTAAAACAACAACGATTAATACGTTAGCCAAAACATTGGGACTTACGTTTGGACGGATTCAATTTACCCCTGATTTATTACCAAGCGACATTATTGGAATGGAAATATTCAACCCAAAACTTCAAGAGTTTTCTACAAAAAAAGGACCTATTTTTAAAAATATTGTTCTTGCGGATGAAATTAATCGAGCCCCAGCAAAAGTCCAATCAGCACTTTTAGAAGCTATGCAAGAGAAACAAATAACTATTGGCGAGCATTCGTATCTCCTCTCTTCTCCATTTTTTGTTCTTGCTACTCAAAACCCGATTGAATCAGGAGGTACGTATTCTTTGCCTGAAGCACAGTTAGATCGTTTTATGATGAAATTAATTCTCTCCTACAACACAAAAGAAGAAGAAAAAGAGATCATACGTCGCGCATCTACCTCGTTAATGCACTCTGTTGCAACGATATTTACACACGAGGATTTGGAAGAACTTTTTGAGGTTATTCAGCATATACATATTGATCCTGAGGTCGAAGAGTATTTAGTCGATATCGTCTTTGCAACAAGAGAGCCACTCTCCTATAATCTCACCTCTATCGCACCATTGATTCGTTTTGGTGTAAGTCCGCGCTCGAGTATGGACTTGCATAGGGCATCAAAAGCCTATGCGTTTTTACAAGGACGAGACTATGTCACGCCTGTAGATATTGCTTCTGTGTGCAAAAATGTTATGCGCCATCGACTGATTTTAACCTATGAAGCAGAAGCACAAGGCGTTATAGCAGATGATATTATTAATACGATTTTAGCAACCTTGCCACTACCGTAA
- a CDS encoding DUF58 domain-containing protein, whose translation MREYQYGDSVKHIDWKKSAQKMALQQRIFFAEREIDINLMALMNGSLHFGISRMKQEVVGEVASLLGYYALKNNDPFTLTLFNEALVATTYSTKQESRLQNVLKTLLTMNVIGHHIDWKEVEKYAVHVLKKSSLMFIIGDFFEVPMLEILCRKHHVVVIIVRDLFEENLDNIGTLHIKDPIGLEERRISVDHAFAKQYSQHQQIHDRNLDAYLKSSGIAYTKIYTYEDPFLKLLTLLRSL comes from the coding sequence TTGAGAGAATATCAATATGGCGATAGTGTCAAGCATATTGATTGGAAAAAAAGTGCTCAAAAAATGGCTCTACAACAACGTATTTTTTTTGCAGAACGTGAAATTGACATCAATCTCATGGCTCTTATGAATGGCTCATTGCATTTTGGGATATCTCGTATGAAGCAAGAAGTTGTTGGCGAAGTTGCTTCTTTATTGGGCTATTATGCATTAAAAAACAATGACCCGTTTACGCTTACACTCTTTAACGAAGCTTTAGTTGCAACAACATATTCAACCAAACAAGAATCAAGACTGCAAAATGTACTTAAAACATTACTGACCATGAATGTTATAGGTCATCATATAGATTGGAAAGAGGTAGAAAAGTACGCAGTACATGTTCTTAAAAAATCTTCATTGATGTTCATTATAGGTGATTTTTTTGAAGTTCCTATGCTGGAAATCCTTTGTAGAAAACACCATGTTGTTGTGATTATTGTGAGAGATTTATTTGAAGAAAATCTCGATAATATAGGGACTTTACACATCAAAGACCCTATTGGTTTAGAAGAAAGACGTATCAGTGTTGATCATGCATTTGCGAAACAGTACAGTCAGCATCAACAGATACACGATAGAAATTTAGATGCCTATTTAAAATCTTCTGGAATTGCATATACAAAAATATACACATATGAAGATCCTTTTTTAAAGCTTTTGACACTGCTAAGGTCACTATGA
- a CDS encoding VWA domain-containing protein — MSSLFFEYPFFSLIFVLFIISHLLLKSRNHAYYIPHIVHFSHVKKRGFFLTVIKWLSIALLCFALMSPYIERRQEPLNLSHTVMMLIDVSDSMNGTLSDSNVTQQSQSKFFLAKQLGMDYVNKQENSAIGLIVFGDFAYIASPLTYDKETVKTVLSSLTEGIAGQMTAMYDALFLGARLLQKNSAKEKAIILLTDGYNTAGKISLDVAFKQLLEQKIRVYTIGVGNTTEEYDKALLEEIATKSQGAFFEASNEQTLQNVFAHIDALEKSFQKSPAEQLKDQWFMYPLSVGFLLLLWYFWIVQREEI, encoded by the coding sequence ATGAGTTCTCTTTTCTTTGAATACCCTTTTTTTTCTCTCATTTTCGTGCTGTTTATCATCAGCCATTTACTTCTTAAAAGCCGTAATCACGCCTATTATATTCCGCATATTGTTCATTTTTCACATGTAAAAAAAAGAGGTTTTTTTCTAACAGTTATCAAATGGCTTAGTATTGCTCTTTTATGTTTTGCTTTGATGTCTCCGTATATAGAGCGGCGTCAAGAGCCACTGAATTTATCGCATACTGTAATGATGTTGATTGATGTAAGTGATTCGATGAATGGAACACTCTCGGATAGTAATGTTACGCAACAAAGCCAGAGTAAATTTTTTCTGGCAAAACAGCTGGGTATGGACTATGTGAACAAGCAAGAGAATAGTGCTATTGGGCTCATCGTATTTGGAGATTTTGCCTACATTGCATCACCATTGACGTATGATAAGGAGACGGTTAAAACGGTTTTATCTAGCCTTACTGAGGGCATTGCAGGTCAGATGACAGCAATGTACGATGCTCTGTTCTTGGGTGCTCGATTATTGCAGAAAAACAGTGCAAAAGAAAAAGCAATCATTTTGCTGACAGATGGGTATAACACAGCTGGAAAAATTAGTTTGGATGTTGCTTTCAAACAACTCTTGGAGCAAAAAATACGTGTCTATACAATTGGGGTTGGCAACACAACAGAAGAATACGATAAAGCGTTATTAGAAGAGATAGCAACAAAAAGCCAAGGTGCTTTTTTTGAGGCATCCAATGAACAAACATTGCAGAATGTTTTTGCTCATATTGACGCTCTTGAAAAAAGCTTTCAAAAATCTCCTGCAGAACAACTCAAAGATCAGTGGTTTATGTATCCGTTAAGTGTAGGATTTTTACTGCTGTTATGGTACTTTTGGATTGTGCAAAGAGAGGAAATATGA
- a CDS encoding tetratricopeptide repeat protein translates to MTFLYPYNASLFAIILGIFFIGLLSKKRSGLSREIKEKLKVNRSGTITLKSLKRIWFLLFSLLVVALCRPVIVEQDNSDGYKMQTGTLAISLDISKSMLAKDVYPNRLEFAKVSLLEMFKHLEDFKVALSAFSKDVFIVSPFTHDKETVSFLLTNLDTTSMSSEGSSIRASLMGADKLFAPFQKTIKDVLIVTDGADGLELQESITEAKKNQMRVHLFIIGSKEGSTIVDYDNHVIKDRNGNNVITKRDDTLAKLSEETGGFFVMTNGSSSDLNWLVDRIKEKAAKEESYIAKKRYTHELFYIPLFLALTLLWYVLFQPRMFHFSKVLVLLCFVAMPYKGHADIFDFWNIIRAEQLTIAHQHEKALEFYQKIYASKKNDVSQYNLANSYYRNRDYEKAAQYYQEITTTNKTLEYERLHNLGNAFYKLGRFDEAVKAYQDALLLREEPATRFNLDYILERLDNKMASEFDSQQQQNEKSKKDDKKPKNSAASEAEQEDEEEKDHDANNTPSNQPPEDKDGEKWERTLRSQKPRTQPQPLIKNERLEKDNDVFW, encoded by the coding sequence ATGACCTTTTTATACCCTTACAATGCGTCTCTTTTCGCCATCATTTTAGGTATTTTTTTCATAGGACTGCTATCTAAAAAGCGTTCTGGTTTATCACGTGAAATCAAAGAAAAATTGAAAGTTAATCGTTCTGGAACGATCACGTTAAAGTCGCTCAAACGTATCTGGTTTCTCTTGTTTTCATTGCTTGTTGTTGCACTTTGTAGACCTGTTATTGTTGAACAAGATAATTCAGACGGGTATAAAATGCAAACAGGAACACTTGCAATTAGTCTTGATATTTCCAAATCAATGTTAGCCAAAGATGTCTATCCCAATCGATTGGAGTTTGCGAAGGTATCTCTTTTAGAGATGTTTAAACACTTAGAGGATTTTAAAGTTGCATTGAGTGCTTTTTCAAAAGATGTTTTTATTGTTTCTCCTTTTACGCACGATAAAGAAACAGTTTCATTTTTGCTGACAAATCTCGATACCACCTCTATGAGCAGTGAAGGTAGCTCTATTCGGGCATCTTTAATGGGCGCAGACAAATTATTTGCTCCTTTTCAAAAAACAATCAAAGATGTCTTAATTGTCACTGATGGTGCTGATGGATTGGAGTTGCAAGAGTCCATCACGGAGGCGAAAAAAAATCAAATGAGAGTGCATCTTTTCATCATTGGAAGCAAAGAAGGAAGCACGATTGTGGATTATGATAACCATGTCATTAAAGATAGAAATGGCAATAACGTCATTACAAAACGCGATGACACATTGGCAAAGCTTTCAGAAGAGACAGGCGGTTTTTTTGTCATGACCAATGGTTCTTCATCGGATCTAAATTGGTTGGTAGATCGTATTAAAGAAAAAGCAGCTAAAGAAGAGTCGTATATTGCAAAGAAGCGTTATACGCATGAGTTATTTTATATTCCACTCTTTTTAGCACTGACTCTTTTATGGTATGTTTTATTTCAGCCTAGAATGTTTCATTTTTCAAAAGTGCTAGTACTATTATGTTTTGTAGCAATGCCTTACAAAGGGCATGCTGACATTTTTGATTTTTGGAATATCATAAGAGCGGAGCAATTAACGATTGCACATCAACATGAAAAAGCGCTCGAGTTTTATCAAAAGATTTATGCGTCTAAAAAAAATGATGTCTCCCAATATAACCTGGCAAACAGTTACTATCGTAATCGTGACTATGAAAAAGCAGCACAGTATTATCAAGAAATAACAACAACCAATAAGACCTTAGAGTACGAACGCCTCCATAATCTCGGCAATGCCTTTTATAAATTAGGACGTTTTGATGAGGCAGTGAAAGCCTATCAAGATGCACTATTGTTGAGAGAAGAGCCTGCGACACGGTTTAATTTAGACTATATTTTAGAGCGACTTGACAATAAAATGGCTTCAGAATTTGATAGTCAACAGCAGCAGAATGAGAAAAGCAAGAAGGATGATAAAAAACCTAAAAATTCCGCTGCTTCTGAAGCTGAACAAGAAGATGAAGAAGAGAAAGACCATGATGCCAATAACACCCCAAGCAATCAACCACCAGAAGATAAAGATGGGGAGAAATGGGAGCGCACATTGCGTAGTCAAAAGCCAAGAACACAACCACAGCCACTCATAAAAAATGAAAGATTGGAAAAAGACAATGATGTTTTTTGGTAA
- a CDS encoding BatD family protein, translating to MVQTTLKSDSVFEGESATLTIRVKGEKVVLPKINSINGNEVVERGGKIRSLVEEGKEVKEYEYTIIFFPKESTTLETFHILINGETYTTEPLKLNVVPHPKPPYSIEYHLEKSTVVQNELFKMTMKFCYDEGLGLSDIKIEHPSFEGLWVQSIEYRPTSISSANQVVYEIEYYLYATKPGEVKIGATTISANQLLREDLSQTQPTTNNSYSRTYKRTFSSKATSLQVLDVSKSPYVGTFSLNALSDKKQLDGNETMLLAVQIKGYGNFDDLKPFSLSLPNATVIAQEPSVRSSRRVNDLKEWEWIQRFSIGNAKSDIVIPRFELRYFDPATKRLELTSSQEIIIPVEHPILDESIKGGGHEARVLPWYEIEIFEGLSMHYLLFILGCIVGLIAYNYTQKIYRMWAYYRLFMPLSYEELLRCFLPYKHQNNKIDKSIVLLEKRLYIDKTTALTLRDKYDLFMTYQMIRSQFLKSIHP from the coding sequence TTGGTTCAAACCACCTTGAAAAGTGACTCTGTTTTTGAAGGAGAAAGTGCAACACTCACGATTCGTGTCAAAGGCGAAAAAGTTGTTTTACCAAAGATCAACAGTATCAATGGCAATGAAGTCGTGGAACGTGGTGGAAAGATTCGTTCGCTAGTAGAGGAAGGAAAAGAGGTTAAGGAGTACGAGTACACTATCATCTTTTTTCCAAAAGAATCTACAACACTTGAAACATTTCATATTCTCATCAATGGCGAAACCTATACAACAGAGCCTCTCAAACTAAATGTCGTACCTCATCCAAAACCTCCTTATTCGATTGAATATCATCTTGAAAAATCAACTGTGGTTCAAAATGAGCTTTTTAAGATGACGATGAAGTTTTGCTACGATGAAGGTCTAGGGTTAAGCGATATCAAAATAGAACATCCTTCCTTTGAAGGGTTGTGGGTGCAGTCCATTGAGTACAGACCTACTTCTATCTCTTCCGCAAATCAAGTGGTGTATGAAATAGAGTATTATCTGTATGCCACAAAGCCAGGTGAAGTGAAAATTGGGGCTACAACGATTAGCGCAAATCAATTACTAAGAGAAGATCTTTCGCAAACACAGCCTACAACGAATAATTCTTATAGTAGAACTTATAAACGAACGTTTAGCTCAAAAGCGACCAGTTTGCAGGTACTAGATGTATCAAAAAGCCCTTATGTGGGCACATTTTCATTGAATGCTCTGAGCGATAAAAAACAGCTCGATGGGAATGAAACAATGCTTTTAGCAGTTCAAATCAAAGGGTATGGCAATTTTGATGACTTAAAGCCTTTTTCGTTATCACTTCCCAATGCAACGGTCATTGCTCAAGAGCCTAGTGTGCGCTCCTCTCGTAGAGTGAATGATCTGAAAGAGTGGGAATGGATACAGCGCTTTAGCATTGGAAATGCAAAAAGCGACATTGTCATCCCTCGCTTTGAATTGCGCTATTTTGATCCTGCAACAAAGCGTTTAGAACTCACATCAAGCCAAGAGATCATCATTCCGGTGGAACATCCAATACTTGATGAGTCTATCAAAGGTGGTGGACATGAGGCACGTGTCTTACCATGGTACGAAATAGAAATTTTTGAGGGGTTGTCAATGCATTATTTATTATTTATCTTAGGCTGTATTGTAGGGCTCATAGCTTATAACTATACGCAAAAAATATATAGAATGTGGGCGTATTATCGTTTGTTTATGCCTTTAAGTTATGAAGAGCTTTTACGTTGTTTCTTACCGTATAAACATCAGAATAACAAGATTGATAAGAGCATTGTTTTGTTAGAAAAACGCCTTTACATTGATAAAACAACTGCCTTGACACTGCGTGATAAATACGATTTATTTATGACTTATCAGATGATTCGTTCACAATTTTTAAAGAGTATTCATCCCTAA